The sequence taatcattacgatacttattgattatgagaagaacaagtatattggagatgaaacccgcgggtaacccatgggtacccgcaaacccgatgggtacgggtttgggcaaaatctcaaacccgtcatgggtatgggttttttaatgggcatagatattgttcacgggtacgggtttgggacggcaaaacccagcgggtttgtacccgttgccatctctacccaggagcgagatccagacgccaccggcgatcttccgccgcccctacgcacgcgcggaccgtccggccgtcaggcaggaaaacctagCCTCGCGCCAGGCTGCGGACCATCCGcttctgtgcagagagcaccaccgctaattcgtgttgagtgattgacgccctaaaaaggtgtcaacagagCCATCGCAACGCATGCTACCTAGTAGGTTTAAAACGTAACTTCTTTTCATCGTCTAAAAAAATCATTCTCTACTATACTACTTGGTCGCCGGTGGCGCTGTACAAAAGCGTCCGAGAAAAGCTGCAGAATTGTTTTTCTATTCTTTTACAACTTTAATATATTTAAACTCCATGAATAATCGATTCGATCAAATGATTACACCAAATTAAACATGCCTCCTCCGCCCAAGCATATACCCGTACGCACCTAATTAATCCGTATGCCGACCCTACTACCTACATCAACCTCCGGTCTCACCGCGGCGCGGCGTCGGCGGCACCGGCACCGGCGGCGAGGACTGCCTCGAGCGTGGTGACGACCCTGGCCATGGAGGGCCGGACCTTGGGGTTCTGGCTGAGGCAGTCGTACGCGAGGCGGGCCACGCGCTGCAGGCCCATCTCCGAGCAGACCTCGCCCATCCGCCGGTCCAGGATCCGCTCCAACTTTTTGGGCCGGATAAGGATGGGCCGCGCCCAGTCCACCAGGCTGCCGTCGCGGCCTCCCGCCCGGCTCGGCTCCAGCGCGCGCCGTCCCACCAGCATCTCCAGCAGCACCACGCCGAAGCCGTACACGTCGCTCATCACCGTCAGGTGCCCTGCATTGCATACTATCGTTGCAGCAGCGAGCGCCGGACGCCGGCAGGCAGTGATCTCATCTACGTCTGGGAAGAAGAAGGAGGTGGTGGAGGATCGGAGATACCTACCGGTGGCTATGTACTCCGGCGCGGCGTAGCCGTAGGTGCCCATGACCCTGGTGGACACGTGCGTCTCACCGCCCATCGGCCCTTCCTTGGCGAGCCCGAAGTCCGACAGCTTGGCGTTGAATTTCTGGCAGATCGAGAGAGGCACGGTGGTGAGTCTGGTGCTTTATAATTGGTGGTCACCGGCACCGGCAGGCCGGGGTGAATGTGAACTGACGATCGATCGTACGCCAACGCATGCAATAAAAACGAACAAACCGCGTCGAGCAAGATGTTGGAGCTCTTGAAGTCCCGGTAGATGATGGGGCGGTCGGGCCCGTGGAGGAAGGCGAGGCCCCTGGCGACGTCGAGCGCGATGGCCACCCGCGTCGTCCACGAGAGTCTGCAGGAGCGGCGGAACAGGTGGTGCTCCAGGCTGCCCTTGGCCATGAACTCGTACACCAGCAGCCGGTGGTCGTCCTCGCAGCAGTAGCCGATGAGCTCCACCAGGTTCGGGTGGCTGTACTGTCCGAGGTAGCTCACCTCCGTCTGCACGCACGCACAAGCACGTCCATGGACGTCACGTCGTCGGGTCGGGGGTGAGATTGGAGATGGATGGCCGGAACACATGCATGACGCTTGCACGCGCGCAGAGATGGATGGATCGGTGCCAGAGCCCTGACCATACCAGCCACTCCCTGTCACCCTGGAGTCCCTGCGGGTTGAGCACCTTGACGGCGACCGCGGTGGACGGGTAGCCCTTCCGCACGGAGCCGTCGATGACCCCTCTGTACACGACGCCGAAGCCGCCCTCGCCGACGATCTGCCCCGGGTTGAAGTTGCCGGTGGCCTTCCTGAGCTCGTGGTAGGTGAAGAGCTTGAGGCGGCCGTACGCCGACATGGTCCGGATCTCCTCTACGTCCTTGGGCACGGACAGCACCAGCGTCCCCTCCGACCCCACCTTCCTCAGCTTCTGAGGGGACGGGgccgccgacgccgacgccgacgccgacgccggcCTCGGGAACGCATCTGCACGCGTGCGCCGCGCGCGATCGGGAACGCACAGATCACATACGTCGAGCATTTTACAGACGCCAGCTCCTTGAGGTCATGGTGCATACCTCGATGGCGGGAGGAAGGGCGCGGCTGGCGGGTGTCGCCGCAGCTAGGGATGATCCAGCGGTGCATTTTCTGGAGGAACGGTATGCGGCTGTTCATTCACCTCGAGCTGGTCGGTCGGTCGGTCGTTGTCCCTCGCTCTCGCTggccggcgggggcggccgacgcGAGCGACGGCAGCCTCCGACCACGCGCGCGCGCACGCTGGGGAGAGACGGTACACGTTGTGCTCTCGGCCGGGTGGATGCCGATGGAGGAGGCACGACGGTGAGCTGCTGGGAGAGACGAATGAATAGGCAGGGGCCGGAGACGAGCTAGCGGCGGGAGCAATGGTCGGAGCATGGGCGCCCCGAGCTTTTGGGTGGCCAGCCCGCCGCCTCGCGCCTTTGCCTGCTTTGCCTTAATTTGGCATGCAACAGCTAAACAGACATGAGAGCCAAACGAAATCTTGGGCCAGGTACCAACCACCATCGTGCACGCATCGTAGTGTCGTTCAGTAGCGCGGACCCAGGATTTGGATAGCTGAGGATTAAAAAAAATTAGACATGTAATATTCTCTTCGTTTTTTTATTTATCGttatttagtttaaaaataaactagcggacgataaatattcgagaaTGGATGTACAATATATAATTCCAGAATTTCCATAATTCGGCACCTAAACAAAAAAATAATCAAAATATCTCACAATGCATTTGATATTTTGATTCATCAGATTAAGTTATAAATTGTATAGATCTGATTATTTGGACTTCAACCTGAGAAGTAGATTGTTTTTAGTACAAATTCCAAGGTAGTCGAAGGTCTATCCGGACTATTATCCCCTGGTGCCGTCGACACAAGAAACCACATTACCAGCCATGAATTTCACTTGAATAAATTTCTctaacggggcgtttggatcccttcattttagagaaattggaattcactcaataaagtaacttatttagtttggaatttgacattccaccactttctagagttcagatataagcctatctcaaattcatggggtggagggtgggaaatgattttatgcattactaGAATTGGTTTCTAATCTATAACTTACATGACATTCTTCGTTTCACTcacctatagtaaaaatgtagcacataaatatctccgacatcttgctaataatagtatacaaatatattttgcataaaaccaaattagcttaattaatatatgcctaaattactattattagaatggaattcaattccagtgatccaaacggggcgtaagAGCAACTCCAACCATTAGCCTTATAATTACGCCCCTATATTTCAAATTAGCTACGCAGTCAACTTGTTTAGGGTCCAAATTAAAGGCCCGTTCCCAACCATGTTTAGCCTTAAACCTTCATTTCGTTGCAACTACCGCCGGGCCTTTTCTATTATTTTACATTTGCCGCCATCCATTGTGCTTGTCGTTCCCCCACCCCAGTCGCCCAATGGCCGGCATTTTCTAATCTTGTTGCTCTAGCGCCGCCACAAAAACAGCTCGATCGGAGATTCAGAGACCGTGACAAAGAAAGGATCAATCCAAACTTAGTACAGACATCAGTTTGTGTTGCCTCACTTTCTGCTGCTGAAGTATATGCAAATGGATGAAATGATTTTCTACTCTCAAGTTAGCTTGGTCTGTCCATGATCTGAACATTCTACTTTCTGTTGCCGAAGCATATGTATGGACTGAAGTTTTTAAAAATCGTGGAATTTTAAAAATTTGATCCATATTTCTTAATTCTGGATTTTTTAAACCACAAATAGATCGAACCAATTTCTAGTGGTATTGAATGGACCAGTATAGATTTTAGTGGCACTGGAGAGATTGACTTTAAATTGAACTAACGGCGTTAGCTCCAAACTAACGGTAATGTCATTAAAGGgattaaaatttaaatttgatgATATTGAAGGGAATCTATAAATTCTGATGGCATTGAAGATATTCATATAAGTTTGGATGACATTGAAGAGATTTTCTCATGCAAATAAGTGGATGGCATGACAATTATTATCTGTCATTGTCACAGAAACAGCTTGTTCTTTCATCACAAGTGCTGAAGCAGGAAGATGGAGAGGGGACTGACGGGAGGATAGAGAGGGGCGGCTTCCTTCCAACACGAAAATGTTTAGATGAATTTTATTAAAATAAGGCTCCTGTTGAAGCTGTCTTTTTAATGTTTAGACCCTATATTTCAATTTGTTTATATGTTTAGAGCTCCTATTGAAGTTGCTCTAATAACGACAACGCTGAAACGTGATTCGGCAGAAGCACACAGCTGATCCTAAATATTTTAAATACTGCCGGGAAAACGCGcgaaacaaatatatatatatatatatatatatatatatatatatatatatatatatatatatatatatatatatatatatatatatatatatatatatttttgccTCCTATCGTTCTCCATCTCCTCACTCCTCAACCCCAAAGAGGGACTCGTCACATTATATTGTGCAAACATGTCTGTGTCCGTTCTGATCAAAAGATACAAACAAAGACTGTCGTCGCCGGCAAATTCAAGCCAGAGCGGCAGGCTAACCAACCAGATGTGTTCCCAGCCAGGCCCTCGAACTGGCATGTCACCAGTCACCGCATCACATGCGTTTCCTTTCACCATATCCGGAGGTGCGCCAGCTCCGGAATCTGCGTGGCGGGTCCGTCGACGAGCGGGGGATGATCGTCTTGCGGCCAGAACCTTCCCGGGGACGGGTCCAGAGgatgcccggcggcggcggcggcgttggaGACGGCAACGGTGGCGAGGGGCGGCAGCAATGCACCGGCGTCCGCGTGAGATGTGGGCTGCTGGATGACGGCTGAACTCGAGCCCCACGAGCCGTCTGACAGAAGAGAGAGAGCACGCCCACCTTCTGGGCCTCCGTTGTTCGAGCTGGAAGCGGCCGCCCAAGCCTCCACGCCTGAAATTGTCACGGGTGTAAAATGCGCGTCAGGTGGCTTCCACATCGGAAATCATCTAAAATGCAGTGCTTACAGGAGAATAATCATTCGAGTAATACAACAATGCGAGAGACCATCTGTGCAGTTTCTCTTTTACGAACTGTAAGGGCTCAATATGGTTTAGTTTTTTTTTAAATGCTGACAGAGTTTCCTGTTTGATCTTTTCAGGTTCAGTAATAGATCTGTAGACAGGCGAAGTACCTTGGTTAAGGACCTTTGTGCTGGTTCCCTTGAACGCCATGAACCCATCGAGATCATGATGATGTCCGGTGTGAGCCGCAGCACTAGTTATCTGGAGGGCTGAGAAATGCAGTTCATCAGGGGATGCTGTTTTTGTTGGATGCACTGGCGGATGTTTCGTCTCCATGAATTTTAAGCCTCCCAAGTTATCCCATGAAGACCCTGCATTGCTCCTCACTTGGCCATAAAGTGGTTGACTAAAGAAAAGATTTGTCCGCTGCCTTGTatctgcaaatgcaaatgacaccaGCATTAAGACTAAAGTGTTTCCATAACAAcaacaaaaacaaaaacaaaaacaacAAAGTCTTTTAGTCCCAAGGAAATTGGTACTAGGCTACCCTCAATGTTTCCGCACAAGGAAAAAAGAAAGACATATGGTGAAAATAAATTTGGAAAGATCTGAACCGATATTTATTTATACTTCTGTTTGAAACAGGTATCATTATTTCATCCAAAAGCACAATAACTAAAGAATTTTCATTCAACCATCAATCTGGAAATATGGGCAGAACTGCTCAACAAGTTATAATAGCAGATTAGCCATTTGATACCTATATCATGTGCTCCTGTTTTTTTTTTTGCGGGAAATATAAAGTGCTCTTTTAACATATAAGATTCAGAACCAGGCCTCGCAGAAAAGTAAAGAGGTACTGAATGAGTAGCATGTAGTTCATTAGCTCAGAAGGTGTTTTTGGGAGTTCAGTACTACCATAAAACATTGTCGATGAATTGAATGAAATTGTGTCTGCCTGAGGTTTCCTCCTCCGTGCATTATGATGCATCAGACGCCTACGACAGCTTCGTTTGTTCTGATCAAACTCCGCTAAACCATGAAAACTACAAACAGAGAAGGATTAAAGAAAAGAGGGAAATGGAGCTTCATTATGTCAACAACAGATCAAAGTGTAAATGTTAGTTATAAGCTTGTGTACAATTTCTCCTTCTCAAGATGTTGCATCAACAGTTCAACACTCCACTTAGGCAGTCCTACACCATTACAGCTAGtgccagaaacaaaaggaatTGCCAATTTTTCTTCACTATTCATTTCATGCTAGCGTTCCTGTGTACCTTAATTAGAAAAGATTAAATAACATAAATATCATGAGAGTCTGAGCCAAGCAAAATAATTGAGCATCATATAGACTAGCACAAGTCCACTTCGCTCTACAACTTGAGTGGCTGGTATTGCTTTCagctggtcacattttcaaagctCCCTCCCTCATTAAAGATGCCAAAAAAAAGTAACTTGGCAAATACAAATATGAATATCGTAGAATGAAAGGAGAACTCAGTTTTAATGGAAGGAAATCTCACCGGCTACACTGTTGACAAAACCGACGCTCTAGACCAGCAACAACCACCTTGGTAGCTTTAGAATGGACTACACAGACCTTGTGCTTGCGATTGTAATCTTTAGCAGAAGACAGGTCAACTTTGCACCCTTCAACCTGACAGTACCAGTTCTTTGCATTCTGCTGAGACACCTTAGTCTTCTTGACCACGCTGGCTGCAGAAGTAACGTCTGAAGCTGCAGAAACCTTGGCATCCTGTCCTCCGCAGGCGTTTTCGAAGTAAGCCCTCTTCCCAAGTTTCAGGCTGATTAATGGCTCTCCTTGGTTGAAAGCTATCATTGACGATGGAGAATTCCCCGAGTCATCGACTCTGCCGTTCGTGCCCGTGTTCTTAACATGCCTCTCAACAGCGGCGAAGTTGAACTCTAAGCTGTTCCCTACTCCAGAGGGTGAATCAATGGACGCTGAAATAGAGCTCTTGGATGAACCATGCCCTAGCTCTGAGTTAGAAGTAAGAGTACCACCAGATGAATTAGCAGATCCGTGCCTTGTAACTGCATTTGAGACAGACGGTACTAGATGTTCCCAATCCCACACCATGGGGTCCTTCTGATTCCAGTTCATCCCAAAAGAACCCATTATCAGAACTGGAGATCTCAATCCTTCCAAGAAGAATTAGAAAACCTCAACTGCTTCCCCAACTTGTTTATGTGAAAGCTGGCAGCGCTGCAGGGAAGAGTAGAAAGAATAAATGTCAAAGACAAAGTACAGAACTGAAACAGATGAACCCAGATAGTCAACTTGCTTAAAACTTGCGATTCGCACAAGATATAACTATAAAAAAGACTGTGTCAATGAACCATGTGCAGCTCATTTCGTGAGAGAATCACAGCAAGAACAGAATGAACAGGTATTGGGACAATAGGACAGGGATAAAAGATCAGAGACCTGAAACCCCTTCTCTGACGAAACAGAAAGAACGCAGCCAGATCCGCCGCCTATATGTTCCTGGACCTCTTGTGCGCAATCAGCAACACCACACAAGCCTCGAACTCAAACTAACTCTGCGAGATGAACCAGGAACCGTGGCATGCCAATCGCCTGGCGACTAAAGGAGCTGCGGCGGCATTACCGTCGACTGAGCTCTCACCTGGGTCTTTGAAGTCCCTATCATGCATGCCTTCCCTATCCTCAGCCCCATCTAGGTTTGGCCCTATCCTATATGCCTATCCACCATCACAACCACCCACATCCAAGACCCTCTCTCATCTTTCGCAGCAATTACCTCAGCACTGCATTATTGGCGCTGCCCTACTGTTCCCACCAACACAAGAACCAATAGGCACCGAATCCAGTTTCTTTTGTGTGTATGGGGGTGGGGGCAAAGAGGATGCAAACCAAAATAAAAAAGGAATATTGTTTTATACAGAAAAGGAGGGGAAATGCTGGGTGTGGAATCAAGCATCTAACCTCCTTTGCTCGGAAGAATCTTTTTTTCGGTTAAAATTTCTACCTGGCAGACACACGGAAGGCCAAGAACCACGAGAGCTCTGCTAGAAAAGAGAAGGGAAGGGACCAAGAAAGCAAAAGCAAGAAGACAAAGAGGGCATGGCTCACAGAGATCCATCCAACAGACACACACACACGAGATGGCAACCTTTCTCCTACCTCTGTGTCCATGAACCCCACCTGACGCAGGAAGAGAGGGTGAGGCCCAGTGGATGGCTGCCTCAGCATACAGTGCACGCCACAGCGTCCAGGCGCCAGCATGCACATCAGCACATGCCCTAGCCCAACCCTGCGACTGCGACCCCAACAACCACCGCCTCAACCACTCCACTCCTCCTCAAGGGGGAAAAGAGAGATGGAAGAACTGGACACAGTGAGCACCCCCCAAGATGGCCGATCCCGTCTTCCCAATCGGAGCAAGTATCCGTCTGGGTGAGAGATCCATAAAAAGAAGGAAAGAATATTCTAATTTACTACTACAACTAGTAGTACAGAGAAAGCATACTACGAATTCCTAACCTGAATGCAGGGGGGTGTTGGTGCTACTGCTTGGAGTGGGAGATGCTTTGCTTGATTTTCTACCTAGGTTCTCCAGATTCCACAGTGCCACTCCCAAGTGCCGACAGCTGCTCGCTCGGCTCTCTCTCCGTGCTCCAGgaatccagggtgatctttgcaGCTGCTGTTTGGAGTGATCATCGGTGTCATGGCCAATGTATAAAAGGGCCTgctattggtggtggtggtggtgggtagAGGACAAAGCCACTACAGTTCTCATCAATCAGTGTGCACAACAGTAGGATCATGTGCACGATGGGTGGGGTGAATTGTTGTGAATGGGAAATCTGAAATCGCATGGCCAGCTGCAGCAGCCTTTCACAGTCACATCCCCTCCCTGGTCAGCGACTCCACTGTTGCATGTCGCCTCCTGCGATAGGGCGAAACAGAGATCGGCGCTCGGTGGGGGAGGAGAAAGAAAGAGAAATCGCGCCGGCAGGGCAGCTGGTTGGTTGGCCTGAAACAGGGTTTTTTTTCTTTTGGGAAACGGAAAGAACAAGTACCGATGCCACTCCATATTTGCTGTTGCTTTCTCTACCATGCAGAGATCTGGTCCCGCTCGGCCGCTCCTGTATTTTTCTACTGCAAGAGGAGCGAGCGAAGGACAGGCCAGTGCCCCAATTGCTGCTCTCGAACATGAGTTGGCACATGGAAAAGGATGAATCACTAGCTAAAATCACGTCACGGTAGCTCTTAGATTGTTTTTTTATAAAATACAAAGACTACGTTTTAATCATTGATATAATTAATAGACAATATATATATAAAGTTGTGAGATGGACTCTTCACGCAAGTACAGATCATTTAATCTCTATAGACCACTTAAAAATATTATCAATTAATGGTCTTGTACAATACCCTAAGAAACGAAAAGGATGTGGATCTGCTGCTACCACCGCTTATTGCTTGCAATATAAAACACAAGAATGATAACTAATTATAATAAGTAAACCGGTTTCTGAAGAACGCGTTCACTTGAACCCGGAATGGGGTGCTGCAATGCAAGCGACGCCAACGCCGACCCAGACAAAAGAGCAGGGCGGCCCCCGGTGTAAAAAAAGTGAGCCCTATAGCGTATAATATATAGTGATAAAAAATAATCAAAATTTAACTCTAATGTGTTTATCTCAATATTTAGAACAACAGTGAACATTAACGTTAAAATGTAAAGAATATATTACACATACTAATTTAACTTCTAGTAAGGAGGATCTTGCAACTGGTGTTCTTTAAAATAAAATATTCAATTATATTTTCATACCTAATCTTCTCAAGATTATCATTTTTATTCAGATGAAATCAGATCTAGCTTCCATCAAACGTCTATCAGAAGACTAGAAGAGCAGCGCGGCTGCGAAGGTCCTCGCTTACCTTACAAGTCGCCTCCCTCTTCTTCTACGGATTGCTTGTGTCCTCTCAGTATCCTACGCACGTAGCCGCACTGATGGCGGCAAGGGTAGAACGTTGGACTCATGACATCTCATATCTCTTTATTGGTTAGAAAATTAGGGTTCCTAAAAAAATTAGGGCCCTGCGCTGTCGTGCCACATGCACTGGGCAAACGACGGGCCTGCAAGAGGGAGGGATTGTCAAGGCAGGGCCCATGTAAACCCTCACGTTTATCCCCATCGTTTTGCATGAAGAAGAATCAAAACAAAGGTACGGTACAAGAGGACAGCTTAGTTGGTCACAGCTGTTCCCAAAAGTCGAAAACCCCGTCCTCTCGAGAAGCAACGCGGTGGAGAGAGGCTACCAAGGACCCCAAGGACCCCATGGCGAAGATTATTGCGGTTATGGAAAACGGCAAACTGGGCTTCGCTCTTATAAAAATCATGGTGTGCGCTTCGatcgtgtaaggaaaatggaccttggCCCATTtaactaaatgattttggtgtttgatgatcaacataatctgTGGACTAAAGTGTTTGATAGTGTTTGTATTTATAGTTCACATGATGCTAAAaggacttggactaaggcattgaggaagaAACACcataaaagaagacattatgaagactaTAAGTGAAGAACAACAAGTATCAATCAAAGTCCAAGACTTGAAGAAAGTGTAACCAGTCACGGATCGTCCGACTGAGAACAACGGATTGTCCAGTGGCacatcggattgtccggtgccacatgccggactgtccggtggcacatcagattgtccggtgccacatgccggactgtccggtgcaaggaTGACGTGCGGCAATGGTCACCTGCAACGGTCATATCCAACGGCTAGTGGAGCACCGAACTGTCCTGTGTACCGCGGAGAGCAGCAGTTTTTCTCCAATGGCTAGTTTCGAGTTAGGGTCTCCATATATACTTCACTCAACcaaccatttgaaggtgtggtagcccaagaaacataccaacacatgttatagacatttccaagtgctcatacacccaagtgcttaatagaatcacccagtgattagcataggtgctttgcgaagtgcttagattagttagaccgcttatgcgcttgctctaggtgattcCTAGTTAgtcgagtgagtttagaaaaacccacaaaacacctcggctcttgtgtgagccattgtaattgtatcgagtgggcgagagtcttgtgagaccgtgacaaccgagtttgtgccacgaccgccaccgtgtaccggagggaacgaggcccacgacaTTTCAGATGGAAGCTCGATAGTAGAGAAGACGGGGAGCCTCCAAGAGGAGCCAGAAGCAGagtaccacttgcgcgtggagaaggctcgtggctctctatggagttactcggtcGTGGTGCTTAGCCCTTGTGTGGgttaccctttgcgtaggggcaccaacaaggattagtcgggaccttgcgtggttctgggtacctcgataaaaataccgacgtcatccacgagagtttgctttctcTACTAGCTCTTTAATCTTCCGGATTTACTCGTTCCACTTAAGTTGCAATCTTTACTATTCTTAGTGTAGAATATATatgattggaacttaggttgcataactccTTTTGCGGTAAATATAGCAACACATAGACTAAACCTAGTAtacacattctagattgtttatttacataggttttgttctagggatttatttgtggcctagtttagatatagtttttagaagtcctaatccaTCCCCCTCTTAGGCTTCactgtttcctacaagtggtatcaaactggtttggctcatttgaaacgttttagcttcaccgctaatagagccgacactttttagagaaaGGGGATCGATACCCATAGGCCTCACTTCGACGACACTaatttcccatattatagtgctataatggcttgttacctagaagaagttgatctaggtgtttggagagtcactcacgACGAGATGAAACCACCTAATAATCCTGAGAAGCTCACCACGAGTGACAAAAAAGAAATTTATTTAaacgctagagccaaaaattgcttgtatggatATCTTAGCATGAAAATTTTTAgttaagtatttaccttgaaaactgctaatgagatttggctaaaattgcatgagctccatgacgacacATCTAATGTctatgagcaaaaacattgccaagtcttaaatgagtaaaattcttttgctatgaaagaaaatgagcttgttagagatatgtattcttgcTTAAATCTCATGactaatgagctcaactctattagaattaataagctaggtgatgcagacattgtgaggaagatcatctcccttctaccacaacaaagatatgggagctcatcaccatccttcacaatctTGAGGACTTGAGCCAAATGACTCTGACGAATGTGATTGGAAAGATTGTGACATTTGAGGTATCATGGAAAATGGGTCAAGAAGAGGAGCTAAATTATTCAAagacatatgcttttgcatgtgatgggcACAAAAGgatgaaaggcaagaagaaggctcTAAGCTCAAGTTCCTccaatgaagaagaggaagaagatgatgaaaataatgatgaagaaaatgatcaAGACTCAACATCATCCTCTGAGGACGAAGAAACAGTTTGACGCatcagaaaggtaatggggatgattcgtaagattaatctaatggttgTGCCTCTGTAGGTCGAgggtcttctctttaacattg is a genomic window of Zea mays cultivar B73 chromosome 5, Zm-B73-REFERENCE-NAM-5.0, whole genome shotgun sequence containing:
- the LOC100191226 gene encoding putative protein kinase superfamily protein isoform 1 (isoform 1 is encoded by transcript variant 1), which encodes MNSRIPFLQKMHRWIIPSCGDTRQPRPSSRHRDAFPRPASASASASAAPSPQKLRKVGSEGTLVLSVPKDVEEIRTMSAYGRLKLFTYHELRKATGNFNPGQIVGEGGFGVVYRGVIDGSVRKGYPSTAVAVKVLNPQGLQGDREWLTEVSYLGQYSHPNLVELIGYCCEDDHRLLVYEFMAKGSLEHHLFRRSCRLSWTTRVAIALDVARGLAFLHGPDRPIIYRDFKSSNILLDAKFNAKLSDFGLAKEGPMGGETHVSTRVMGTYGYAAPEYIATGHLTVMSDVYGFGVVLLEMLVGRRALEPSRAGGRDGSLVDWARPILIRPKKLERILDRRMGEVCSEMGLQRVARLAYDCLSQNPKVRPSMARVVTTLEAVLAAGAGAADAAPR
- the LOC100191226 gene encoding putative protein kinase superfamily protein isoform 2 (isoform 2 is encoded by transcript variant 2), with the protein product MCSGHPSPISPPTRRRDVHGRACACVQTEVSYLGQYSHPNLVELIGYCCEDDHRLLVYEFMAKGSLEHHLFRRSCRLSWTTRVAIALDVARGLAFLHGPDRPIIYRDFKSSNILLDAVCSFLLHALAYDRSSVHIHPGLPVPVTTNYKAPDSPPCLSRSARNSTPSCRTSGSPRKGRWAVRRTCPPGSWAPTATPRRST
- the sbp25 gene encoding SBP-transcription factor25 isoform X1, with the protein product MGSFGMNWNQKDPMVWDWEHLVPSVSNAVTRHGSANSSGGTLTSNSELGHGSSKSSISASIDSPSGVGNSLEFNFAAVERHVKNTGTNGRVDDSGNSPSSMIAFNQGEPLISLKLGKRAYFENACGGQDAKVSAASDVTSAASVVKKTKVSQQNAKNWYCQVEGCKVDLSSAKDYNRKHKVCVVHSKATKVVVAGLERRFCQQCSRFHGLAEFDQNKRSCRRRLMHHNARRRKPQADTISFNSSTMFYDTRQRTNLFFSQPLYGQVRSNAGSSWDNLGGLKFMETKHPPVHPTKTASPDELHFSALQITSAAAHTGHHHDLDGFMAFKGTSTKVLNQGVEAWAAASSSNNGGPEGGRALSLLSDGSWGSSSAVIQQPTSHADAGALLPPLATVAVSNAAAAAGHPLDPSPGRFWPQDDHPPLVDGPATQIPELAHLRIW